In one window of Meleagris gallopavo isolate NT-WF06-2002-E0010 breed Aviagen turkey brand Nicholas breeding stock chromosome 12, Turkey_5.1, whole genome shotgun sequence DNA:
- the BTBD1 gene encoding BTB/POZ domain-containing protein 1, whose protein sequence is MTTLYTAKKYAVPALEAHCVDFLTKHLRADNAFMLLTQARLFDEPQLASLCLDTIDKSTMDAISAEGFTDIDIDTLCAVLERDTLSIRESRLFGAVVRWAEAECQRQQLPVTFGNKQKVLGRALSLIRFPLMTIEEFAAGPAQSGILSDREVVNLFLHFTVNPKPKVDYIDRPRCCLRGKECSINRFQQVESRWGYSGTSDRIRFTVNRRISIVGFGLYGSIHGPTDYQVNIQIIDYEKNQTLGQNDTGFSCDGTASTFRVMFKEPIEILPTVCYTACATLKGPDSHYGTKGLKKVIHESPTASKTCFVFYSSPGNNNGTSIEDGQIPEIIFYT, encoded by the exons ATGACTACTCTTTACACTGCAAAGAAGTATGCAGTTCCAGCCCTGGAAGCACACTGTGTAGATTTTCTAACGAAGCACCTCCGAGCAGATAATGCCTTCATGCTCCTCACTCAG GCTCGTTTGTTTGATGAGCCTCAGCTTGCTAGTCTTTGTCTTGATACGATAGACAAAAGCACTATGGATGCAATAAGTGCAGAAGGATTTACTGATATTGATATAG acACATTGTGTGCAGTTCTAGAAAGAGATACCCTTAGTATTCGAGAAAGTAGACTCTTTGGAGCTGTTGTTCGCTGGGCAGAGGCTGAATGTCAAAGACAACAACTGCCTGTGACAtttggaaacaaacagaaggtCCTTGGAAGAGCTCTTTCCTTAATCCGTTTTCCATTAATGACTATTGAAGAGTTTGCAGCAG gcCCTGCTCAGTCAGGAATCTTGTCAGATCGGGAAGTAGTAAATCTTTTTCTACATTTTACTGTCAATCCTAAGCCAAAAGTAGATTATATAGACCGACCAAGATGTTGCCTCAGAGGAAAAGAATGCAGCATTAACAGGTTCCAACAAGTGGAGAGTCGCTGGGGCTACAGTGGAACAAGTGATCGCATTAG GTTCACAGTTAACAGAAGAATTTCCATAGTGGGATTTGGATTATATGGATCTATTCATGGACCCACGGACTACCAAGTTAATATACAG ATAATTGATTATGAGAAGAATCAAACTCTAGGACAAAACGATACTGGATTTAGCTGTGATGGAACTGCCAGTACATTCAGAGTTATGTTTAAAGAACCTATAGAGATTTTGCCAACAGTTTGCTACACAGCCTGTGCAACATTAAaa GGTCCTGATTCCCACTACGGAACAAAAGGATTGAAGAAAGTAATCCACGAATCTCCTACTGCTAGCAAAACATGCTTTGTCTTTTATAGTTCGCCAGGTAACAATAATGGTACATCGATAGAAGATGGGCAGATcccagaaataatattttacacATAA
- the C12H15orf40 gene encoding UPF0235 protein C15orf40 homolog: protein PAARARIGAAFRTDVTAEAVGVAIAAPPSEGEANAELCRYLSKVLQVKKSDVILEKGGKSRDKVVKILVSLTPDEVLEKLKKEAST from the exons CCGGCCGCTCGCGCGCGGATCGGAGCCGCGTTTCGCACAG ATGTGACGGCCGAGGCGGTAGGTGTGGCTATTGCTGCACCGCCTTCAGAAGGGGAGGCGAACGCAGAGCTGTGCCGCTACCTCTCCAAGGTGCTACAAGTGAAGAAGAGTGACGTAATTTTAGAGAag GGTGGCAAGTCACGTGATAAAGTGGTGAAGATTTTGGTATCGCTGACACCAGATGAAGTactagaaaaactgaaaaaagaagctTCCACTTGA